In a genomic window of Nyctibius grandis isolate bNycGra1 chromosome 4, bNycGra1.pri, whole genome shotgun sequence:
- the GAL gene encoding galanin peptides, translating into MQCRGALVFLFLSLILCAALSETFGLVFSAKEKRGWTLNSAGYLLGPHAVDNHRSFNDKHGFTGKREMQPDEDIKAGNLGRPLADENIVRTVIEFLTYLHLKEVGALDKLPSLEETNQS; encoded by the exons ATGCA ATGCAGAGGTGCGCtagttttcctgtttctgtcttTAATCCTTTGTGCCGCCCTGTCAGAAACATTTGGACTGGTTTTCTCA gcaaaagaaaaaaggggctGGACTTTGAATAGTGCTGGTTACCTACTTGGGCCAC ATGCAGTAGATAACCACAGATCTTTTAATGACAAACATGGTTTCACTGGTAAACGTGAAATGCAGCCTGATGAGGATATTAAAGCAG GGAATCTTGGAAGACCACTGGCTGATGAAAACATTGTGCGCACAGTAATTGAATTTTTGACTTACTTGCATCTTAAAG AGGTGGGAGCACTTGACAAACTACCTTCACTAGAGGAAACAAATCAGTCTTGA